A single Gemmatimonadota bacterium DNA region contains:
- a CDS encoding sugar phosphate isomerase/epimerase: protein MYSCINGATTMPYTLEQDLEAASRAGFDAVEIWSRKLDAYLETHDAGELKALLDGYGLRVASLCPYGLIGFSDNREQLKAVERAAEVAAAIDCPVLLVCADAPPDGMNRDLAYDTMAATARAYAERTAAYGVKIAIEPLGRHPFIPGPREALEVIERAGHGSLGLMVDFFHYYKSGVPLDDIRAIPTELLLIVHVDDCEDLPPADLTDQHRVYMGEGVLPLKEMMGVLREKGYAGALSVEIFREEYWEKDPVEISAAAKAAYDRMMAG, encoded by the coding sequence ATGTATTCATGCATCAACGGCGCCACGACCATGCCCTATACGCTCGAGCAGGACCTGGAAGCTGCGTCGAGGGCGGGTTTCGACGCCGTGGAGATCTGGTCCAGGAAACTCGATGCCTACCTGGAAACCCACGATGCCGGCGAGTTGAAGGCACTCCTGGATGGCTACGGGCTTCGCGTGGCCTCGCTGTGTCCCTACGGGCTGATCGGGTTCTCCGACAACCGGGAACAGCTCAAGGCCGTCGAACGTGCGGCGGAGGTGGCCGCGGCGATCGACTGCCCCGTCCTCCTCGTCTGCGCCGACGCGCCGCCGGACGGCATGAACAGAGACCTGGCGTACGACACCATGGCCGCCACGGCCCGTGCCTATGCCGAACGGACCGCCGCCTACGGCGTGAAGATCGCCATCGAACCCCTTGGGCGACATCCCTTCATCCCCGGACCCCGCGAGGCCCTGGAAGTGATCGAACGGGCCGGGCACGGCAGCCTGGGGCTGATGGTGGACTTCTTCCACTACTACAAATCGGGCGTCCCGCTCGACGACATTCGGGCGATTCCCACTGAATTGCTGCTGATCGTCCACGTAGACGACTGCGAGGACCTGCCGCCGGCCGACCTGACCGACCAGCATCGTGTCTACATGGGTGAAGGCGTGCTTCCCCTTAAGGAAATGATGGGCGTGTTGCGTGAGAAAGGCTATGCGGGCGCGCTGTCGGTCGAGATCTTCCGGGAGGAATACTGGGAGAAGGACCCGGTGGAGATATCCGCCGCGGCGAAAGCGGCCTACGACCGGATGATGGCCGGCTGA